A single window of Aspergillus flavus chromosome 4, complete sequence DNA harbors:
- a CDS encoding methyltransferase family protein — MANRDEEILVDSGDDYDSHYVATDSEVTSMRSSIVDYVYENGRRYHAYHAGSYWGSNDEKAIDAMEICHHLYGLVLHGRLHLAPIKNPLRVLDVGTGTGSWATGFADLHPGATVIGTDLSPIQPSFVPPNVYFEIDDCSDEWVYKSPFDFIHVRGLYGCVADWGKFYQQALKNLHPGGYLEQAEMSVTPVSDDGSTAGTIYEIWGQKSLEVGDQFGKTLRIVDESKQRMIDAGFVNVSEHRYKLPIGPWPKDPHLKTLGRFFRIVMEESLEMWAMMLWTKILGWSREEVEVIFARMRDALNNPSIHAYLEISVVYGQKPEI; from the exons ATGGCGAACAGGGATGAGGAGATACTCGTCGACTCCGGCGATGATTACGACTCCCATTATGTAGCGACGGACTCCGAGGTAACATCGATGCGCAGCAGTATCGTCGACTATGTCTACGAAAACGGCCGACGCTACCACGCGTATCATGCGGGATCGTATTGGGGATCCAACGACGAGAAGGCAATTGACGCGATGGAGATCTGTCATCACCTCTACGGCTTGGTGTTGCATGGCCGATTGCACCTCGCCCCGATCAAGAATCCGCTGCGAGTCCTTGATGTCGGAACAGGAACTGGCTCCTGGGCCACTGGCTTTGCCGATCTGCACCCTGGAGCAACTGTTATTGGAACGGATCTCTCGCCAATTCAGCCTAGCTTTGTCCCTCCTAATGTGTATTTTGAGATTGACGACTGCTCGGACGAATGGGTATACAAAAGCCCATTTGACTTTATTCATGTTCGTGGGCTATATGGGTGTGTGGCGGACTGGGGAAAATTTTATCAGCAGGCTCTGAA GAACCTTCATCCCGGTGGATATTTGGAACAGGCCGAGATGAGTGTGACCCCGGTCTCGGACGACGGAAGCACCGCAGGCACGATATATGAAATCTGGGGCCAGAAAAGTCTCGAAGTGGGAGATCAATTCGGCAAGACATTACGTATCGTCGACGAGTCTAAGCAGCGGATGATTGATGCTGGGTTTGTGAACGTTTCTGAACACCGGTACAAACTACCCATCGGCCCCTGGCCAAAAGACCCGCATCTTAAGACTCTAGGACGGTTCTTTCGCATCGTCATGGAGGAAAGTCTGGAGATGTGGGCTATGATGCTCTGGACCAAGATCCTTGGA TGGTCGAgagaggaggttgaggtgATCTTTGCGAGAATGCGTGATGCACTAAATAATCCGAGTATCCACGCATACCTCGAGATATCGGTGGTTTACGGGCAGAAGCCAGAGATCTAG
- a CDS encoding putative transporter (sugar transporter, putative) translates to MRTWYGRGTSLQAAITACCLVAFVLFGYDQGVFSGIVGNDDWRKQFNYPDDSEEGIIVSCYNLGCLLGCLVNFFIGETFGRRKTIWLAMGVVIVGAVLQTTAFTVPHLIIGRLVTGAGTGLKTSTVPMYQAEMCEGKTRGRLISSEVLFTAVGIVVAYWFDFGMSFVGGPIAWRLPIAMQIVFAIFVIVLVFGLPESPRWLMNHGQEQEAMEVLCAVYNKEQDDEYIVNERRAILSAIELEDAVSKQSFWKIFRNDEVKTGQRVLLAWGIQLMNQVGGINLVVYFVPTVLRNNVGMSAQLSQILGGCIQIMFMLGSLLPAFMLDRMGRRKTMMIGSFGLGVCMLMVAALLSQVNEPNGKAYASASVTFFFLYMLIHGMSINSVPWVYVPEILPLEARTKGTAIGVSSNWLWNFTVVMITPVIINRIQWKAYLIFMITNLLFIPIIYFFYPETSNLRLEDIDLIFSRGGDPVKQARKMAAEIKAYGYIQTEQQSNEKEISGMEVERV, encoded by the exons ATGCGCACCTGGTATGGAAGAGGCACATCCCTTCAGGCAGCCATCACGGCATGCTGTCTTGTGGCTTTTGTCCTATTCGGATATGACCAGGGCGTCTTCAGTGGGATTGTCGGGAATGATGACTGGAGGAAGCAGTTCAATTATCCCGATGATTCGGAGGAAGGAATTATAGTAAGCTGCTATAACCTGGGCTGTCTTTTGGGGTGCTTGG TCAATTTCTTCATTGGAGAGACGTTCGGACGCCGGAAGACCATCTGGCTGGCGATGGGTGTGGTCATCGTGGGCGCAGTACTGCAGACTACCGCGTTTACGGTGCCCCATCTGATCATTGGGCGACTAGTGACGGGCGCGGGCACAGGTCTGAAGACATCCACAGTGCCAAT GTATCAAGCTGAAATGTGCGAGGGTAAAACCAGAGGACGTCTGATTTCATCCGAAGTACTCTTTACTGCAGTCGGTATTGTTGTGGCGTACTGGTTTGACTTTGGAATGTCATTTGTCGGCGGCCCTATCGCCTGGCGACTTCCTATTGCGATGCAAATCGTGTTCGCTATCTTTGTTATTGTGCTTGTCTTTGGCCTCCCCGAATCCCCGCGATGGCTTATGAACCACggccaagagcaagaagctATGGAAGTCCTCTGTGCGGTCTATAACAAGGAGCAGGACGACGAATATATCGTCAACGAGCGCAGGGCGATTTTATCGGCTATTGAGCTGGAAGACGCAGTCAGCAAACAGTCTTTCTGGAAGATCTTCCGTAACGATGAGGTGAAGACGGGCCAACGAGTGCTCCTTGCGTGGGGTATTCAGCTCATGAACCAGGTTGGAGGGATTAACCTAGTCGTTTATTTCGTTCCGA CGGTCCTGAGAAACAACGTTGGCATGAGTGCCCAACTTTCTCAAATCCTCGGCGGGTGCATCCAGATCATGTTTATGCTCGGATCGCTTCTTCCCGCATTCATGCTGGATCGAATGGGCCGACggaagacaatgatgatTGGTTCTTTTGGCCTCGGCGTATGTATGCTCATGGTCGCCGCCCTGCTATCTCAGGTCAACGAGCCGAATGGAAAGGCCTATGCCTCCGCCTCTGttaccttcttcttcctataTATGCTGATCCATGGCATGTCTATCAACTCGGTCCCGTGGGTGTACGTCCCAGAGATCCTACCACTAGAAGCCCGGACGAAAGGCACGGCTATCGGAGTAAGCTCTAACTGGCTGTGGAACTTTACCGTGGTCATGATCACGCCAGTGATCATCAACCGCATTCAGTGGAAGGCGTACCTGATTTTCATGATCACTAATCTCCTCTTTATCCCAATCATCTACTTCTTCTATCCGGAGACTAGCAATCTGCGTCTTGAGGATATTgatctcatcttctcccGAGGCGGGGACCCGGTGAAACAGGCCAGGAAGATGGCTGCGGAGATCAAGGCATATGGGTATATTCAAACGGAACAGCAGTCGAATGAAAAGGAGATAAGTGGTATGGAAGTGGAGCGTGTGTGA
- a CDS encoding pantothenate transporter, whose protein sequence is MSNIQEKPDAFDKEGEVGLDHATDLNRPSVGYGEQLMDPSASTGNKSLLRKIDWRLLPIMMLSYMLQFLDKQSLSQAAIMGIIEDLKLTGTEYSWSGSIFYFSYLVFSYPASMLMVRLPIAKVLATTLFLWGVVLACHATTHDFTGIMVTRFFLGVTEAAISPGFSLITGMWYTRSEQPFRHGLWFAGNSLATAFGGLIAYGVAHIAGSIPAWKWLFIIYGIITVVWSIVFVLFIPDSPLTARFLSRSERAEAEERVKVNQTAIKHDRIQWHQVWEALADYKIYILFFFQVANNIPNGGLTMFSAIVVKGFGFTTLQTYLLAIPTGAVHAFFALGSTYLASRFPNTRCMLLAGCTMIALIGNIIVYACESTGVRLFGLYLFVAYAAGIPMTLSMVSSNVAGFTKKATVSAMMFIAYCTGNIVGPFLFFEREAPGYKSGFIAMMVCLAAATVLILVLGLSWRMENSRRDRVYGPATLAPTNSPKEPAQGIAVAREDLTDVQNTAFRYVF, encoded by the exons ATGTCGAACATTCAAGAAAAGCCGGACGCTTTCGATAAGGAAGGGGAGGTAGGCTTGGACCATGCTACGGATCTCAATCGACCTTCTGTTGGGTATGGGGAACAGTTGATGGATCCATCAGCCTCGACCGGGAACAAGTCCTTACTGAGAAAGATCGACTGGCG TCTGTTGCCAATTATGATGTTATCATATATGCTTCAATTTCTGGACAAGCAGAGTTTGTCCCAAGCCGCTATCATGGGTATCATAGAGGATCTG AAATTGACTGGCACTGAGTACTCGTGGTCAGGCTCGATATTCTACTTCTCATACCTTGTGTTTTCATATCCAGCCTCCATGCTCATGGTTCGACTGCCGATTGCGAAGGTTCTCGCCACAACACT CTTTCTTTGGGGTGTTGTGCTCGCATGCCACGCTACTACACATGACTTCACTGGAATTATGGTTACTCGCTTCTTTTTAGGTGTCACGGAGGCTGCCATTTCGCCTGGCTTTAGCCTTATCACTGGCATGTGGTATACCAGGTCGGAGCAGCCATTTCGCCATGGTTTATGGTTCGCTGGTAACTCCCTCGCGACAGCATTTGGGGGACTGATAGCATATGGCGTCGCTCATATTGCTGGTTCCATCCCCGCCTGGAAG TggctatttattatatatggAATAATCACTGTCGTCTGGTCGATTGTTTTCGTGCTATTCATTCCAGACTCACCCTTAACCGCACGATTCCTCTCACGCTCTGAACGCGCTGAGGCGGAAGAACGAGTCAAAGTCAACCAAACAGCTATCAAACACGACAGGATCCAGTGGCACCAGGTATGGGAGGCCTTGGCGGACTACAAGATTTacatcttgttcttcttccaggtAGCCAACAACATTCCAAATGGGGGTTTGACAATG TTCTCAGCAATCGTTGTAAAAGGCTTCGGGTTCACGACGTTACAAACCTACCTATTGGCGATCCCAACGGGTGCTGTGCACGCCTTTTTTGCTCTCGGAAG TACCTACCTTGCCAGCAGGTTTCCAAATACTCGTTGCATGCTACTGGCCGGCTGCACAATGATTGC TCTCATTGGAAACATTATCGTCTACGCCTGTGAAAGCACAGGAGTCCGCCTCTTCGGTCTCTACCTCTTTGTTGCCTACGCGGCAGGTATCCCGATGACTCTCTCCATGGTCTCGTCAAATGTTGCTGGCTTTACCAAAAAGGCGACCGTCAGTGCAATGATGTTCATCGCCTACTGCACAGGGAATATCGTCGGTCCATTCCTGTTTTTCGAGCGTGAAGCTCCAGGTTACAAG AGCGGTTTTATCGCAATGATGGTGTGCCTTGCGGCGGCGACTGTTCTGATCCTAGTACTGGGGCTATCATGGCGGATGGAAAACTCACGGAGAGATCGGGTATATGGGCCAGCGACTCTTGCACCTACGAATAGTCCTAAAGAGCCCGCTCAAGGGATTGCTGTGGCGAGGGAGGATCTGACTGATGTTCAGAATACGGCATTTAGATATGTCTTCTAA
- a CDS encoding major facilitator superfamily domain-containing protein: protein MSDRGSAREVAESAKVARFWLLMFNLAAVLILSSVDMNIVATAVPSITTYFHTVADVGWYSSAFKLSQCSFQFVFGKAYQLFSIKRVFLFANAISIAGSLLCGAATTSTMLIVGRTVAGLGSAGLLSGCFVILVQSTPLRRRPIFTGIMGAVEGLATLSAPLLGGAIVQSIGWRWCFYISAPLGAVALVLTMCCFSDLLKSSDISRLAIREKILQLYLVSNLLFIPAITALFLAIPWAGTKYSWGSGLVIGFIIAFARRSVIAGCIFIICGNSTDSVLEYYLPTYYQIVRGYTHTQSGYMMLSIIYRRFAELIIYTAFSGLAYGIDFSGPQNAVQTVLPVEDVPLDTSIMLFAQSFGPAVAIAIAQVLFVNQLSTNLNGLVRENLVAIDKSLIQTWYLVVALARGTMIGSLRIEWRSMKSRRD from the exons ATGTCCGACCGTGGCAGCGCGCGTGAAGTAGCCGAGTCTGCAAAAGTCGCGAGATTCTGGCTCCTCATGTTCAACCTGGCCGCTGTCCTGATATTGTCCAGCGTAGACATGAACATCGTCGCTACGGCAGTTCCTAGCATTACAACCTATTTTCACACAGTGGCAGATGTCGGGTGGTATTCTTCTGCATTCAAGCTCAGCCAATGCTCCTTCCAGTTTGTGTTTGGCAAGGCCTACCAGCTCTTCTCTATCAAACGCGTCTTTTTGTTTGCCAATGCTATCTCGATAGCAGGTTCGTTGCTCTGTGGGGCGGCCACTACATCAACCATGCTCATCGTTGGGAGGACTGTCGCTGGACTAGGATCAGCTGGTCTTCTTTCAGGGTGCTTCGTTATCCTCGTGCAATCCACACCTTTGCGCAGACGACCAATATTCACCGGCATTATGGGTGCCGTCGAAGGCCTGGCGACACTATCTGCACCACTTCTTGGTGGAGCGATTGTGCAGTCAATTGGCTGGCGATGGTGCTTTTACATCAGCGCACCTCTTGGTGCTGTTGCGCTGGTGTTGACAATGTGTTGTTTCTCAGATTTGCTGAAGTCTAGCGACATTTCGCGCCTGGCAATTAGGGAGAAAATCTTGCAACTATACTTGGTTAGCAATCTGCTGTTCATACCGGCGATCACGGCCCTGTTCCTTGCCATTCCGTGGGCCGGTACGAAGTATTCCTGGGGTAGTGGCTTAGTGATAGGCTTCATTATTGCCTTCGCT CGCCGTAGCGTGATCGCTGGATGTATATTCATTATATGCGGCAATAGTACTGACAGTGTACTTGAGTATTATCTGCCTACTTACTATCAGATTGTACGTGGATATACTCACACCCAGAGCGGCTACATGATgctttctattatatatcGCCG CTTCGCGGAGTTAATTATATACACTGCGTTCTCGGGCCTTGCATATGGCATCGACTTCTCCGGACCACAGAACGCTGTCCAAACAGTGTTACCTGTGGAGGACGTGCCGCTTGATACATCCATTATGCTTTTCGCCCAGTCTTTCGGTCCAGCTGTTGCGATTGCAATTGCACAGGTCCTCTTCGTCAATCAGCTGTCAACTAATCTCAATGGTCTCGT ACGCGAGAATCTCGTGGCAATTGATAAAAGCCTTATACAGACATGGTACTTGGTAGTTGCACTCGCACGTGGCACGATGATTGGGAGCTTGAGGATAGAATGGCGCTCCATGAAGTCGAGACGCGACTAG
- a CDS encoding S-adenosyl-L-methionine-dependent methyltransferase — protein sequence MATQVLTENTYLAGARNSLKKEDCMELYEKWAASYNEDLADASQNYIAPLLVAQAALASSKDPEATVLDAGCGTGLVAEALAKGSKWTIDGMDLSPAMLKVAEQTGVYRSLFKVDLTQPIDQPDQKYDIVTCCGTFTRGHVGPDPALRELIRLLKPNGVIAATVLEEIWVSGGYKAEADKLEKEGLAKVVSRDLIDYRKGAGDKATLLLMKKTASA from the coding sequence ATGGCAACTCAAGTACTAACCGAAAACACCTACCTGGCTGGAGCCCGTAACAGtctcaagaaggaagactGTATGGAGCTCTATGAGAAATGGGCCGCCTCCTACAACGAAGACCTTGCCGACGCATCCCAGAACTATATCGCCCCGCTCCTGGTTGCCCAAGCCGCCCTCGCCTCAAGCAAAGACCCCGAGGCTACCGTATTGGACGCCGGTTGTGGCACGGGGCTCGTGGCCGAAGCCCTTGCTAAGGGCAGCAAATGGACTATTGATGGCATGGATTTGTCTCCTGCCATGCTCAAGGTCGCAGAACAGACTGGCGTGTACCGAAGCCTCTTCAAAGTAGACCTCACACAACCGATCGATCAACCAGACCAGAAGTACGATATCGTGACATGCTGCGGCACCTTCACGCGTGGCCATGTCGGGCCCGACCCTGCCCTGAGGGAACTCATCCGTCTTCTCAAGCCAAACGGTGTCATCGCCGCCACCGTCCTCGAAGAGATTTGGGTGTCCGGCGGCTAcaaagccgaagccgacAAGCTAGAGAAGGAAGGTCTAGCAAAGGTGGTCAGTCGAGACCTCATCGACTATCGAAAGGGAGCCGGCGACAAAGCAACATTGCTCCTGATGAAAAAGACAGCTTCCGCTTGA